In Pontiella desulfatans, one DNA window encodes the following:
- a CDS encoding 4Fe-4S dicluster domain-containing protein yields MPRPIKIDWANLADPHSLERPFPGPERIFPGMDEIDPETFPEFLDEIGLIGMGGGGFQTSKKVRASMGAHTLVINGVECEPGITIDQSILLHDSLWVSAGANACAKAIGAKRIVLAVKRDDPLVAEIRKRNAEYDIVLFSGRYPAGAERLILEKLTGNMPPPDVRPFQLGYLVLNVVSLRAIGRALIDGIPVVERPLTLAMPSTGFYKNIIVPVGQTVQEVLAAYHLPYDPSLHLLVDSGLMMGREVEPNDPVEKTTLSLLVIQREKAWKEERPCIRCGACNTACPLGLHPFSLTERIRTRKTTSTAFKAQMAECFLCGVCSAACPSDIPLVHLLKEGKQCR; encoded by the coding sequence ATGCCGCGCCCCATCAAGATCGATTGGGCCAACCTGGCGGATCCCCACTCGCTGGAAAGGCCCTTTCCCGGACCGGAGCGGATTTTCCCCGGTATGGACGAAATCGATCCCGAAACCTTTCCGGAGTTCCTCGACGAGATCGGCCTGATTGGCATGGGTGGCGGCGGCTTTCAAACCTCGAAAAAAGTACGGGCGAGCATGGGTGCCCATACGCTGGTCATCAACGGAGTGGAATGCGAACCGGGCATCACGATCGACCAATCCATCCTCCTGCACGATTCCCTGTGGGTGTCCGCCGGAGCCAATGCCTGCGCCAAGGCCATTGGGGCCAAACGCATCGTCCTGGCCGTCAAACGGGACGATCCCTTGGTCGCCGAGATCAGGAAACGCAACGCCGAATACGACATCGTCCTTTTTTCCGGGCGCTATCCCGCTGGAGCCGAGCGACTGATTCTGGAAAAACTGACCGGAAACATGCCGCCGCCGGACGTACGGCCCTTCCAGTTGGGCTATCTCGTGCTGAACGTGGTTTCGCTCAGGGCCATCGGCCGCGCCCTCATCGACGGAATCCCCGTTGTCGAACGCCCGCTGACCCTCGCGATGCCCTCGACCGGCTTCTACAAGAACATCATTGTTCCCGTCGGCCAAACCGTCCAAGAGGTTCTTGCCGCCTACCACCTGCCCTACGACCCCTCCCTCCACCTGCTGGTTGATTCCGGCCTGATGATGGGACGCGAGGTGGAACCGAACGATCCGGTTGAGAAAACCACGCTCTCCCTACTGGTCATCCAGCGGGAAAAAGCCTGGAAGGAAGAGCGCCCCTGCATCCGTTGCGGAGCATGCAACACCGCCTGCCCACTCGGCCTGCACCCATTCTCGCTGACCGAACGGATTCGAACAAGAAAGACCACCTCCACAGCCTTCAAGGCCCAGATGGCCGAGTGCTTCCTTTGCGGCGTCTGCTCCGCCGCATGCCCGTCCGACATCCCGCTGGTGCATCTGCTGAAAGAGGGAAAGCAATGCCGATAG
- a CDS encoding M48 family metallopeptidase produces the protein MPPNSQSLPYLLGRKTAPLFLKANWVMKSLAGTDSEKIETEFQMGYLLAQIYEEKVECIENNRLSEIAAKLTGRLRNKERNHRFKLDRSNELNACAIPGGFIYISEKLFDCCGEDVDAIAFVLAHEIAHGIHGDANKRFLTKTVINSLLRLRTRGINPAVQQLLGHLVQQGYSREQEFRADRFAVALVKAAGFDPQGGCRLFTLLGKCDEGVASTIGAYFSSHPAMSDRIRRIDKRIEESSPTT, from the coding sequence ATGCCTCCAAATTCACAATCCCTGCCCTACCTGCTCGGCCGCAAGACGGCGCCGTTGTTCCTGAAGGCGAACTGGGTGATGAAATCGCTCGCGGGCACCGACTCGGAAAAGATCGAGACCGAGTTCCAGATGGGCTATCTGCTAGCGCAGATCTACGAGGAGAAGGTCGAGTGCATCGAAAACAACCGGCTTTCGGAAATTGCGGCAAAGCTGACCGGGCGCCTGCGCAACAAGGAGCGGAACCATCGCTTCAAACTCGACCGCTCGAACGAACTCAATGCTTGCGCCATTCCCGGCGGCTTCATCTATATTTCCGAAAAACTATTCGATTGCTGCGGCGAGGATGTGGATGCCATCGCGTTCGTACTCGCCCACGAGATTGCCCATGGAATCCATGGCGACGCCAACAAGCGCTTCCTGACGAAGACAGTGATCAACAGCCTGTTGCGCCTGCGCACCCGCGGCATCAATCCGGCGGTGCAGCAGCTACTCGGCCACCTCGTGCAGCAGGGCTATTCCCGCGAACAGGAATTCCGCGCAGACCGTTTCGCCGTTGCGCTGGTGAAAGCCGCGGGATTCGATCCGCAGGGAGGGTGCAGGCTGTTTACTCTGCTTGGGAAATGCGACGAGGGCGTCGCATCTACGATAGGGGCCTACTTTTCCTCGCACCCTGCGATGTCCGACCGGATCCGTCGCATCGATAAGCGGATCGAAGAGAGTTCGCCTACAACCTAG
- a CDS encoding RnfABCDGE type electron transport complex subunit D encodes MPIASPFLRVGSRSAPMAAWALLALMVPCAIYSILYDPTFIWKLIGYAFLGAFAETLYTLIVKRKRRLVCTGAALSAALLAASVPPSMPFLPMLLAILIAVWIVKLPMVGLPLRFNAAMVGRLFLMLAYPNHVVNWGTPTADVISTATPQELYRSEGFALDWPQLLIGKIEGVWEGLFLLVPGSPGETYPLILLLLGGLLCWKGITAWRTPAAFLLSFTVSTALCGHSPLINLFSAATLSSAVFIVSDPVSTPMSKSGQLACGIIIGASNALIRHFTFYTEAIVYAVLLGNLCTPLLDRIAFEVQGRKLAKRSV; translated from the coding sequence ATGCCGATAGCCAGCCCCTTCCTGCGCGTAGGATCGCGTAGCGCCCCCATGGCCGCCTGGGCCCTGCTCGCGCTGATGGTGCCCTGCGCCATCTACAGCATTCTTTACGATCCAACCTTCATCTGGAAGCTGATCGGATACGCCTTCCTCGGTGCGTTTGCCGAGACCCTCTACACCCTGATCGTCAAACGCAAACGCCGGCTCGTCTGCACGGGAGCCGCCCTGAGTGCCGCCCTCCTCGCCGCCAGCGTTCCACCCAGCATGCCGTTTTTGCCCATGCTCCTTGCGATCCTCATTGCTGTCTGGATCGTGAAGCTGCCGATGGTCGGCCTACCGCTCCGCTTCAACGCTGCCATGGTTGGGCGCCTCTTCCTGATGCTGGCCTACCCGAACCACGTGGTCAACTGGGGCACGCCCACCGCCGATGTCATTTCCACCGCCACGCCGCAGGAGCTCTACCGGTCCGAAGGCTTCGCCCTCGACTGGCCCCAACTGCTGATCGGCAAAATCGAGGGCGTTTGGGAGGGGCTCTTTTTGCTCGTGCCCGGCAGCCCCGGCGAAACCTACCCGCTGATCCTTTTGCTGCTCGGCGGCCTGCTCTGCTGGAAAGGCATCACCGCCTGGCGCACACCGGCCGCCTTCCTGCTGTCGTTTACGGTATCCACCGCCCTGTGCGGACACTCGCCCCTGATCAACCTTTTTTCCGCCGCCACCCTATCCAGCGCCGTCTTCATTGTCTCCGACCCCGTCTCCACCCCCATGTCCAAGAGCGGGCAACTCGCCTGCGGCATCATCATCGGCGCCAGCAATGCGCTCATTCGCCATTTCACCTTCTACACCGAAGCCATCGTCTACGCCGTCCTGCTCGGCAACCTGTGCACCCCCCTCCTCGATCGCATCGCGTTCGAGGTGCAGGGGAGAAAACTGGCCAAACGATCCGTATGA